From the Paramormyrops kingsleyae isolate MSU_618 chromosome 7, PKINGS_0.4, whole genome shotgun sequence genome, one window contains:
- the LOC111833221 gene encoding neurofilament light polypeptide-like — protein sequence MTSSGYEPFFPSLSRRRFLDAGPRVAARSGVMLSSRYAVPQRASVQLGRPVLSSELDLNRATQVSCEFRAVRTQEKAQLQELNDRFAGFIDHVRELEQRNRMLEAELLVLRRRHGEPSRLRALYEQESRELRSAVEEARAEMQAAHGRREHLREELRSLQERYEEEARAREEAEGRLLEARRGADEAALARTEMEKRADGLLDELGFLKKLHESEIAELQVQAQYSAQVSVRAEAELAGPDLTAALRDIRAQYERLAQRNMQCAEDWFHSKAGALAESAARQSDVMRSARDEAGECRRQLQDLSLEIDACRGINQALERQLQELEDKQGSEIEAMQDSINQLEEELRATKDEMARHLREYQDLLNVKMALDIEIAAYRKLLEGEETRFGVGVVASLPVAPSFTRPMFTLSPGLSSGAPYLFSTRLLGTSISSADEVITVSRAHRAEASLPPEDEEKEEEEEAETQEEAGDEDGDKGEAGAEEEVAEEEETKEDGGDEGEKGGEEEEGDQGEGETEGAEEEAGEDEKAEEKDAETDEVLKKEDEGKDDEAVEEKEGKDDKAEGGKAEKDEEAKEEEEVKDETVEEKKVGKEEEAKEEDEGKDEKGEEKKVGKDEEAKEEEEGKDEKGEEKKVAKDEDAKEEEEGKDEKAVEKKVGKDEEAKKEEEGKGEKGVEKKVGKDEKKMAGKDEETAKKPETAAGGAEQKVEEKKEGKVKEEQKPKEKKKE from the exons ATGACTTCCAGCGGTTACGAGCCCTTCTTCCCCTCCCTATCACGGAGGCGCTTCCTGGATGCCGGCCCCCGGGTGGCAGCACGGAGCGGCGTGATGCTCTCTTCTCGTTACGCCGTCCCCCAGAGGGCCTCTGTACAGCTGGGCCGGCCGGTGCTCTCCTCCGAACTGGACCTCAACCGTGCGACGCAGGTGAGCTGCGAGTTCCGGGCGGTGCGCACACAGGAGAAGGcccagctgcaggagctgaacGACCGTTTCGCCGGCTTCATCGACCATGTGCGTGAGCTGGAGCAGCGCAACCGCATGCTGGAGGCGGAGCTGCTAGTGCTGCGGCGGCGGCACGGGGAGCCCAGTCGCCTGCGGGCACTGTATGAGCAGGAGAGCCGCGAGCTGCGGTCGGCGGTGGAGGAGGCGCGGGCCGAGATGCAGGCTGCCCACGGCCGGCGGGAGCACCTGCGAGAGGAGTTGAGGAGTCTGCAAGAGCGCTATGAGGAGGAGGCCCGGGCCAGGGAGGAGGCGGAGGGACGGCTGCTGGAGGCGCGCCGTGGCGCAGATGAGGCAGCACTGGCCCGCACAGAGATGGAGAAACGGGCTGACGGCCTGCTGGATGAACTGGGCTTCCTGAAGAAGCTGCATGAGAGCGAGATCGCCGAGCTGCAGGTGCAGGCACAGTACAGCGCACAGGTCAGCGTGCGTGCCGAGGCCGAGCTGGCCGGGCCCGACCTGACCGCTGCGCTGCGCGACATCCGTGCCCAGTACGAGCGGCTGGCACAGCGCAACATGCAGTGCGCCGAGGACTGGTTCCACAGCAAGGCGGGAGCGTTGGCAGAGAGTGCTGCCCGGCAGAGCGATGTCATGCGCAGCGCCAGGGACGAGGCGGGCGAGTGCCGGCGCCAGCTGCAGGACCTCTCCCTGGAGATCGACGCCTGCAGGGGCATCAACCAGGCACTGGAGAGGCagctgcaggagctggaggacaAGCAGGGCAGTGAGATCGAAGCCATGCAG gactCTATCAaccagctggaggaggagctgcGTGCCACCAAGGATGAGATGGCTCGACATCTCCGAGAATACCAGGACCTGCTCAACGTCAAGATGGCTCTGGATATCGAGATCGCCGCTTACAG GAAACTGTTAGAAGGAGAGGAGACACGCTTCGGTGTGGGTGTGGTTGCCAGCCTGCCTGTGGCACCCTCATTTACCCGCCCAATGTTCACACTGTCACCTGGCCTGAGCTCCGGCGCCCCCTACCTGTTCAGCACGCGTCTGCTCGGCACGTCCATCTCCTCTGCAGATGAGGTCATCACCGTTAGCCGGGCGCATCGTGCTGAAGCTAGCCTGCCCCCAGAAGATGAGGAaaaagaggaggaagaagaggcaGAAACACAGGAAGAAGCAGGCG ATGAGGATGGGGACAAAGGGGAAGCAGGAGCTGAAGAAGAGGTAGCAGAAGAAGAGGAAACGAAAGAGGATGGTGGGGATGAGGGAGAAAAAggtggagaggaagaggaaggagacCAGGGGGAAGGAGAAACAGAGGGTGCAGAAGAAGAGGCAGGAGAAGATGAGAAGGCTGAGGAGAAAGATGCTGAGACAGATGAGGTATTAAAGAAGGAAGATGAGGGAAAGGATGATGAAGCTGTGGAGGAAAAGGAAGGGAAAGATGATAAGGCTGAGGGGGGAAAAGCAGAAAAGGATGAGGAAgcaaaggaggaagaggaagtaaAAGATGAGACAGTTGAGGAGAAAAAGGTAGGAAAGGAAGAGGAAGCAaaggaggaagatgaagggAAGGATGAGAAGGGTGAGGAGAAAAAGGTAGGAAAGGATGAGGAAgcaaaggaggaagaggaagggaaGGATGAGAAGGGTGAGGAGAAAAAAGTAGCAAAGGATGAGGACgcaaaggaggaggaggaagggaaGGATGAGAAGGCTGTGGAGAAAAAGGTAGGAAAGGATGAGGAAGCAAAGAAGGAAGAGGAAGGGAAGGGTGAGAAGGGTGTGGAGAAAAAGGTAGGAAAGGATGAGAAGAAAATGGCAGGGAAGGATGAGGAAACTGCCAAGAAACCTGAAacagcagcaggtggcgctgaACAAAAGGTAGAGGAGAAGAAGGAAGGGAAGGTAAAGGAAGAACAAAAGCCAAAAGAGAAGAAGAAAGAGTGA
- the pgam2 gene encoding phosphoglycerate mutase 2, with protein MTTAHRLVIVRHGESSWNQENRFCGWFDADLSEKGLEEARRGGQAIRDAGLKFDICYTSVLKRAIKTLWTILEGTDQMWLPVMRSWRLNERHYGGLTGLNKAETAAKHGEEKVKIWRRSFDIPPPPMDQEHPYYKIISESRRYKGLKEGELPSCESLKDTIARALPFWNEHIVPEIKAGKNVLIAAHGNSLRGIVKHLENMSDAAIMELNLPTGIPIVYELDQDLKPVKPMQFLGDEETVRKAMEAVAAQGKVKK; from the exons ATGACCACCGCCCACCGCCTCGTAATTGTGCGCCACGGCGAGAGCAGCTGGAACCAGGAGAACCGCTTCTGCGGCTGGTTCGATGCCGACCTGAGCGAGAAGGGTCTGGAGGAGGCTCGGCGCGGGGGACAGGCCATCCGCGACGCCGGCCTCAAGTTCGACATCTGCTACACGTCCGTGCTAAAGCGCGCCATCAAGACACTGTGGACCATTCTGGAGGGCACGGACCAGATGTGGCTGCCCGTGATGCGTAGCTGGAGGCTGAACGAGCGCCACTACGGTGGCCTAACAGGCCTGAACAAGGCGGAGACGGCGGCCAAGCATGGCGAGGAGAAGGTGAAGATCTGGCGGCGATCCTTCGacatcccgcccccccccatggaCCAGGAGCACCCCTACTACAAGATCATCAGCGAG TCAAGGCGCTACAAGGGCCTGAAGGAGGGGGAACTGCCCAGCTGTGAGAGCCTCAAGGACACGATCGCACGAGCCCTGCCCTTCTGGAACGAGCACATCGTGCCGGAGATCAAGGCTGGGAAGAACGTGCTCATCGCAGCGCACGGCAACAGCCTCCGCGGCATCGTCAAGCACCTGGAGA acatgtCCGACGCCGCCATCATGGAGCTGAACCTCCCTACGGGTATCCCCATCGTCTACGAGCTGGACCAGGACCTGAAGCCCGTTAAGCCCATGCAGTTCCTGGGAGACGAGGAGACCGTCCGCAAGGCTATGGAGGCTGTGGCGGCTCAGGGCAAAGTCAAAAAGTGA